The proteins below come from a single Gordonia sp. X0973 genomic window:
- a CDS encoding S9 family peptidase, with protein MKRRHPSHTVFTDGFYADEGRDFAVRLLLGYCSSGGADAGEVLATIAGCRDDHDRQWSDAWLALGRRLVAQADASAAAGHRISAGSAYLRAANYLSQAFDGLDGLADEGDRLPIFSEHRAAWEGFVDHGPFTARRLQIPYEQATLPGWHLRPQTGPETGPTLVVVNGSDGSVSALWSAAAHGALARGYGVVLFDGPGQQSMLFERGVGFRPDWEKVLTPVTDHVLTLPGVDADRLALYGISQAGYWVPRSLAFEHRYVAAIADPGVVDVRASWLRNLPKHLRELFADGKSKAFDAELGAGLRMSPQTRRLWDFRARPYLPADPEAGYYDTLQTVGQYAVDDATAARISTPLLITDPDDEQFWPGQSDALATMCPPGVATVARFTAADGASWHCQPMARALTDEVMFDWLDERLSARRG; from the coding sequence ATGAAGCGCCGCCACCCCAGTCATACCGTCTTCACCGACGGGTTCTACGCCGACGAAGGACGCGACTTCGCCGTGCGGCTCCTGCTGGGCTACTGCTCGTCGGGTGGAGCCGACGCCGGCGAGGTCCTCGCGACGATCGCCGGGTGCCGCGACGACCACGACCGGCAGTGGTCGGACGCGTGGCTGGCCCTGGGCCGCCGCCTCGTCGCCCAGGCCGACGCCAGCGCCGCCGCGGGGCACCGGATCAGCGCCGGATCGGCCTACCTGCGCGCGGCGAACTATCTCTCGCAGGCATTCGACGGACTCGACGGGCTGGCCGACGAGGGCGATCGGCTCCCGATCTTCTCCGAACACCGCGCGGCCTGGGAGGGATTCGTCGACCACGGCCCGTTCACGGCCCGCCGACTCCAGATCCCCTACGAACAGGCGACGCTGCCCGGCTGGCATCTGCGCCCGCAGACGGGCCCCGAGACCGGCCCGACCCTCGTCGTGGTCAACGGCAGCGACGGTTCCGTGTCCGCGTTGTGGTCGGCCGCCGCGCACGGCGCACTCGCGCGCGGATACGGGGTGGTGCTCTTCGACGGGCCGGGCCAGCAGTCGATGCTGTTCGAACGAGGTGTCGGGTTCCGGCCGGACTGGGAGAAGGTCCTCACCCCGGTCACCGATCACGTGCTGACGCTGCCCGGCGTCGACGCCGATCGGCTCGCGCTCTACGGCATCAGCCAGGCCGGGTATTGGGTGCCGCGATCGCTCGCCTTCGAGCATCGCTACGTTGCGGCGATCGCCGACCCGGGCGTCGTCGACGTCCGCGCCTCGTGGCTGCGGAATCTGCCGAAACATCTGCGGGAACTGTTCGCGGACGGGAAAAGCAAGGCGTTCGACGCGGAGTTGGGCGCCGGGTTGCGGATGTCGCCGCAGACCCGTCGACTCTGGGACTTCCGCGCGCGACCGTACCTCCCCGCCGACCCCGAGGCGGGCTACTACGACACGCTCCAAACCGTCGGGCAGTACGCCGTCGACGACGCCACGGCCGCGCGGATCAGCACGCCGCTGCTCATCACCGATCCCGACGACGAGCAGTTCTGGCCCGGCCAATCCGACGCCCTGGCAACGATGTGCCCGCCGGGTGTCGCCACCGTCGCACGCTTCACCGCGGCCGACGGGGCAAGCTGGCATTGCCAGCCGATGGCGCGGGCCCTGACCGATGAGGTCATGTTCGATTGGCTCGACGAACGGCTCAGTGCCCGCCGCGGATGA
- a CDS encoding LuxR family transcriptional regulator, protein MHADWPIVERTGEFEVIRDALQGESGGCGVILTGESGVGKTTLARLVTAELGGARWVAGTESARGIPLGVFAHLVGPSASSDPVAYLSAARQSLLAEGSTIIGVDDAHLLDELSATLLHQLAIDRAVHIVATVRSGEAVPDAVTSLWKDRHLLRLTVDPFSKQQSVELVESVLGGRLEGLSADLMWDASGGNALFLRHLVDGALEAGTLRESNGVWQLRGRTAITSELASLLEGRIDRLDTDVLTVLQYLSLCEPAALDVLVELVGESAVERAEVLELVRIVREGAVLRVHFTHPLFGEVIRRKMGSLTARRLRGKLVSVLQAQNSGTAADRILIADLGLDSDVTIPSGDLAVAANEALTLANIPMAQRFAQAAVDAGGGLAATEPLARALMWQGRADEAEKALAGFDPDRFDEVELVRWGLLRIGNLFWAVGDAESAQAVLDLVAERVKEPALALIVTGVSSAIALFTNRLDEAIALSDEVMGSPLASPWAVEWAVFGGSLSRALSGRGDEVAALAEKAREAERVTDGLLRFPAGFGEILALVLPGHLDDAEKAAQNYLDFSSAGHYLGWALSGIHAAEVTVMRGDLQSAVTRLEQTLAALGEEGAAASWSYPAFILQVMALSGLGLSDAAEGALAVARDRFDGHVAVFGPSLDVAVAWQAAGAGMFNRAAELAVAAAGNAADSGQFAIEGEAWHLAARFGNPVGADRLAELTEVLDGPLIDAYAKHARALADSDAAGLDASSDELYRLGFTLAAADASAQASIRHAEAGARSASVAAASLANRLAAQCGGARTPALVEAAQPLPLTAREREIANLVAAGLSNKEIAERLFVSVRTVEGHVYRACTKLDVADRAEIAALIRGGH, encoded by the coding sequence ATGCATGCGGACTGGCCGATCGTCGAGCGCACCGGCGAATTCGAGGTGATTCGCGACGCGTTGCAGGGCGAATCGGGCGGCTGCGGAGTGATCCTGACCGGAGAGTCCGGCGTCGGCAAGACGACACTGGCCCGCTTGGTCACGGCCGAACTCGGCGGCGCGCGCTGGGTCGCGGGCACCGAGTCGGCGCGCGGTATCCCGCTCGGCGTCTTCGCCCACCTCGTCGGCCCGTCGGCCAGTAGCGACCCGGTCGCCTATCTGTCCGCGGCGCGGCAGTCGCTGCTCGCCGAGGGCAGCACGATCATCGGCGTCGACGACGCCCATCTGCTCGACGAGCTCTCGGCGACGCTGCTGCACCAACTCGCGATCGACCGCGCGGTACACATCGTCGCGACCGTCCGCAGCGGGGAGGCGGTCCCCGACGCGGTGACATCGCTGTGGAAGGACCGGCATCTGCTGCGGCTCACCGTCGACCCGTTCAGCAAACAACAGAGCGTCGAGCTGGTGGAGTCGGTGTTGGGCGGGCGCCTCGAGGGGCTGTCCGCCGATCTCATGTGGGATGCGTCGGGCGGCAACGCCCTGTTCCTGCGCCACCTCGTCGACGGAGCGCTGGAGGCCGGCACGCTGCGCGAGTCGAACGGCGTCTGGCAGCTGCGCGGGCGTACCGCGATCACCTCCGAGCTGGCGTCGCTGCTGGAGGGGAGGATCGACCGTCTCGACACCGACGTGCTCACCGTCCTGCAGTACCTCAGTCTCTGCGAGCCGGCCGCGCTGGACGTTCTGGTCGAATTGGTCGGCGAATCGGCGGTGGAACGCGCCGAGGTGCTGGAACTGGTCCGGATCGTGCGGGAAGGGGCGGTGCTGCGGGTGCACTTCACCCACCCGCTGTTCGGCGAGGTGATCCGCCGCAAGATGGGCTCCCTTACGGCCCGTCGGCTGCGCGGCAAGCTCGTCTCGGTGCTACAGGCGCAGAACTCCGGGACGGCGGCTGACCGAATCCTCATCGCCGATCTCGGCCTCGACAGCGACGTCACGATCCCCAGCGGCGATCTCGCCGTCGCGGCGAACGAGGCGCTCACCCTGGCGAATATCCCGATGGCACAGCGGTTCGCCCAGGCCGCCGTCGACGCGGGCGGCGGATTGGCGGCGACCGAGCCGCTGGCGCGCGCGTTGATGTGGCAGGGCCGGGCCGACGAGGCGGAGAAGGCACTCGCCGGTTTCGATCCGGACCGGTTCGACGAGGTCGAACTGGTCCGCTGGGGATTGCTGCGCATCGGCAACCTGTTCTGGGCGGTCGGCGACGCCGAGAGTGCCCAGGCGGTGTTGGACTTGGTCGCCGAACGCGTCAAAGAGCCCGCGCTGGCCCTCATCGTCACCGGCGTCTCGTCGGCGATCGCACTGTTCACCAACCGTCTCGACGAGGCGATAGCGCTGTCCGACGAGGTGATGGGCTCCCCGCTCGCGTCGCCGTGGGCGGTGGAATGGGCGGTATTCGGCGGGAGCTTGTCGCGCGCCCTGTCCGGACGCGGCGACGAGGTCGCCGCACTCGCGGAGAAGGCCCGCGAAGCGGAACGGGTCACCGACGGACTGCTGCGCTTCCCCGCGGGTTTCGGCGAGATCCTGGCGCTGGTGTTGCCCGGACATCTCGACGACGCGGAGAAGGCCGCGCAGAACTACCTCGACTTCTCCTCGGCCGGGCACTACCTGGGGTGGGCGCTGTCCGGCATCCACGCGGCGGAGGTCACCGTGATGCGCGGCGACCTGCAGAGCGCCGTCACCCGACTCGAGCAGACACTGGCCGCCCTCGGCGAGGAGGGTGCGGCGGCGTCGTGGAGCTATCCGGCCTTCATTCTGCAGGTCATGGCGCTGTCCGGATTGGGGCTGAGCGACGCCGCCGAGGGAGCGCTCGCCGTTGCGCGCGACCGATTCGACGGCCACGTCGCCGTGTTCGGGCCGAGCTTGGACGTCGCGGTCGCGTGGCAGGCCGCCGGGGCCGGCATGTTCAACCGGGCCGCCGAACTCGCCGTGGCGGCGGCCGGCAATGCCGCGGACAGCGGCCAATTCGCCATCGAGGGGGAGGCCTGGCATCTGGCCGCGCGGTTCGGCAACCCGGTGGGTGCCGACCGCCTCGCCGAACTCACCGAGGTGCTCGACGGTCCGCTGATCGACGCCTACGCGAAGCATGCCCGCGCGTTGGCCGACTCAGACGCCGCCGGCCTCGACGCCTCCTCCGACGAGCTGTACCGGCTCGGTTTCACCCTGGCCGCGGCCGACGCCTCGGCCCAGGCGAGCATCCGTCACGCCGAGGCGGGTGCCCGGTCCGCCTCGGTCGCCGCCGCCTCGTTGGCCAACCGGCTGGCCGCGCAGTGCGGTGGCGCGCGCACCCCCGCCTTGGTGGAGGCCGCGCAACCGTTGCCGCTCACCGCGCGCGAGCGGGAGATCGCGAACCTCGTCGCGGCCGGGCTCTCGAACAAGGAGATCGCCGAGCGCCTCTTCGTCTCCGTGCGCACCGTCGAAGGCCACGTCTACCGGGCGTGCACCAAACTCGACGTGGCCGACCGCGCCGAGATCGCCGCGCTCATCCGCGGCGGGCACTGA
- a CDS encoding ABC transporter family substrate-binding protein: protein MRAPTAPRRLLRTVVALAVVVATAGACGVDLSAGSNFEPGQAQINPQPREKLRQGGTLTTATTEVTPQWNAFQADSTIYTLSMWRWYNPNLAYFSPDGRYSFNRDYLTDVRKQVVDGQTVVTYTINPRATYNDGTPIDWRAFENTWRLNSGVDPHIAANSTDGYDQIQSVTRGVDDKQAVVRFRGIWAWPDGLFNTLQHPKIVTADDFNRSYLQNPHPELGAGPYTIDSYDRNAGIVVFKRNPKWWGKPGKLDRRIFRQMEPQASINAFRNGELDATGVGSKDFRAQVVTMSGIDVRVSATPANSLLVLNLATPALRDVRVREAVFRGLDRATLARIRFTGLGYTEDLPGSLLIYPFQPGYRDNLGETGRYDQERARTLLDEAGWRADSSGVRRRDGQQLTLSLPILGDDATTTNLARAMQAMLRQIGVTVTIGVRPTSDFSKVIVGREFDLFMMGFSATDPFGMAYLCQMWCANSQLNRSGAGTPEIDAQIRRVQQVADPMEQIRAGNDVEEQAFRQYSNLPLFNGPTMVAVKHGLANYGAGMFYVGPVEDIGWEK, encoded by the coding sequence ATGAGGGCCCCGACGGCGCCGCGGCGTCTCCTGCGCACCGTCGTCGCGCTGGCCGTCGTCGTCGCGACGGCCGGTGCGTGCGGTGTCGACCTCTCGGCGGGTAGCAATTTCGAACCGGGCCAGGCACAGATCAATCCGCAGCCGCGCGAGAAGCTGCGCCAGGGCGGCACCCTGACGACGGCCACCACCGAGGTGACCCCGCAGTGGAATGCCTTCCAGGCCGACAGCACGATCTACACGCTCTCGATGTGGCGCTGGTACAACCCGAATCTGGCCTACTTCTCGCCCGACGGGCGCTACTCCTTCAACCGCGACTACCTGACCGATGTGCGCAAGCAGGTCGTCGACGGGCAGACCGTCGTCACCTACACGATCAACCCGCGGGCGACCTACAACGACGGAACACCCATCGACTGGCGGGCATTCGAGAACACGTGGCGGCTCAACAGCGGTGTCGATCCGCACATCGCCGCCAACAGCACCGACGGCTACGACCAGATCCAGTCGGTAACGCGCGGGGTCGACGACAAGCAGGCCGTGGTGCGGTTCCGCGGGATCTGGGCCTGGCCGGACGGGCTCTTCAACACCCTGCAGCATCCCAAGATCGTCACCGCCGACGACTTCAACCGCTCCTACCTGCAGAACCCCCACCCGGAATTGGGCGCCGGGCCGTACACCATCGATTCCTACGACCGGAACGCCGGGATCGTCGTGTTCAAGCGCAACCCCAAGTGGTGGGGCAAGCCGGGCAAGCTCGATCGGCGGATCTTCCGGCAGATGGAGCCGCAGGCGTCGATCAACGCCTTCCGCAACGGCGAACTCGACGCGACCGGGGTCGGTAGCAAGGACTTCCGGGCCCAGGTGGTCACGATGTCGGGGATCGATGTCCGGGTGTCGGCGACCCCGGCGAACTCGCTGCTCGTGCTCAACCTGGCCACCCCCGCGCTGCGCGACGTCCGGGTGCGCGAGGCGGTGTTCCGCGGCCTCGACCGTGCGACGTTGGCACGCATCCGCTTCACCGGGCTCGGGTACACGGAGGATCTGCCCGGATCGCTGCTGATCTATCCCTTCCAACCCGGGTACCGCGACAACCTCGGCGAGACCGGTCGATACGACCAGGAGCGCGCACGGACCCTCCTCGACGAGGCGGGCTGGCGGGCCGACTCGTCGGGAGTGCGACGCCGCGACGGACAGCAGTTGACGCTGTCCCTGCCGATCCTCGGCGACGACGCGACGACGACGAATCTGGCGCGCGCCATGCAGGCCATGCTCCGTCAGATCGGGGTGACGGTGACGATCGGCGTCCGACCCACCTCCGATTTCTCCAAAGTGATCGTCGGCAGGGAATTCGACCTGTTCATGATGGGATTCAGCGCGACGGATCCCTTCGGCATGGCCTACCTGTGCCAGATGTGGTGCGCGAATTCGCAACTGAACCGGTCCGGCGCCGGCACGCCGGAGATCGACGCACAGATCCGCCGCGTGCAGCAGGTCGCCGATCCGATGGAGCAGATCCGGGCCGGGAACGACGTGGAGGAGCAGGCCTTCCGGCAGTACTCCAACCTGCCGCTGTTCAACGGGCCGACGATGGTCGCGGTCAAGCACGGGTTGGCCAACTACGGCGCCGGGATGTTCTACGTCGGACCGGTCGAAGACATCGGCTGGGAGAAGTAG
- a CDS encoding ABC transporter ATP-binding protein, with protein sequence MSEPLLRVDDLRVAFGSETGRVDAVRGLGYTVERGRTLAIVGESGSGKSASALAVMGLLPDAARVTGSVKLNGRELIGLDDDELSDIRGNEIAMIFQDPLSSLTPVFTVGAQIVEALQVHRSMSAAAARARAVELLDAVGIPDPATRAQSYPHQLSGGQRQRVMIAMAIANEPDLIIADEPTTALDVTVAGQVLALLSTLQRETDAGLVLITHDFGVVARVADDVIVMHDGQAVEQAPVLEVFDAPCDPYTVRLLDAVPRIDGPVRESRYTDSGSRYTDSASASSALDHRASSALDRPASSALDHPASSALDHRGSAHPVLSVQNLTKTFAVTSRFLRRRTGEVQAVKDVSFDVAAGETLAIVGESGSGKSTTLHEIMSFSQLPGVVRLANADGDLVDPSALRGRAARALRQQISMVFQDPAGALDPRLTARDVVAEPVRVAGQSRDEAYARVAELMTQVGLDPGDGQRFPRAFSGGQRQRLAIARALATSPAVIALDEPLSALDVSIQADVLALLVDIQEKTGVAYVIVAHDLAVVRAVAHRVAVMKSGEIVEIGSTADIFDHPQHPYTRELIAAVPPLDPRRARIGAPA encoded by the coding sequence ATGAGCGAACCGTTGTTGCGGGTCGACGATCTGCGCGTCGCCTTCGGCTCCGAGACCGGTCGCGTCGACGCGGTGCGCGGCCTGGGCTACACCGTCGAGCGCGGCCGCACGTTGGCGATCGTCGGGGAATCGGGATCGGGGAAGTCGGCGTCGGCGCTGGCCGTGATGGGACTGCTGCCCGACGCGGCGCGGGTCACCGGATCGGTGAAACTGAACGGCCGCGAACTGATCGGCCTCGACGACGACGAGCTCTCCGACATCCGCGGCAACGAGATCGCGATGATCTTCCAGGACCCGCTCTCGTCGTTGACGCCGGTGTTCACCGTCGGGGCGCAGATCGTCGAGGCCTTGCAGGTCCACCGCTCGATGAGCGCTGCCGCCGCGCGCGCCCGCGCCGTCGAACTGCTCGACGCGGTCGGGATTCCAGATCCGGCGACCCGCGCACAGTCCTACCCGCACCAGCTCTCCGGCGGGCAGCGCCAGCGCGTCATGATCGCGATGGCGATCGCCAACGAACCCGACCTGATCATCGCCGACGAGCCGACCACCGCCCTCGACGTCACCGTCGCCGGGCAGGTGCTCGCCCTGCTCAGCACGCTGCAGCGCGAGACCGACGCCGGACTGGTCCTCATCACGCACGATTTCGGTGTCGTCGCGCGCGTCGCCGACGACGTCATCGTCATGCACGACGGGCAGGCGGTCGAGCAGGCCCCGGTCCTCGAGGTCTTCGACGCGCCCTGCGACCCGTACACCGTGCGACTCCTCGACGCCGTGCCGCGCATCGACGGACCGGTGCGTGAGTCTCGATACACCGACTCGGGGTCTCGATACACCGACTCGGCTAGCGCCTCGTCGGCACTCGACCACCGTGCTTCGTCGGCACTCGACCGTCCTGCTTCGTCGGCACTCGACCACCCAGCTTCGTCGGCACTCGACCACCGTGGCTCGGCGCACCCGGTGCTGTCGGTCCAGAACCTGACCAAGACCTTCGCCGTCACGTCGCGGTTCCTGCGTCGACGGACCGGCGAGGTGCAGGCCGTCAAGGACGTGTCCTTCGACGTCGCGGCGGGCGAGACACTGGCAATCGTCGGCGAATCCGGCAGCGGCAAGTCGACGACGCTGCACGAGATCATGAGCTTTTCCCAACTGCCCGGCGTCGTGCGGCTCGCGAACGCCGACGGGGACCTCGTCGATCCGTCGGCGCTGCGCGGGCGGGCCGCACGCGCGCTGCGCCAGCAGATCTCGATGGTGTTCCAGGACCCGGCCGGCGCGCTCGACCCGCGGTTGACCGCGCGCGACGTCGTGGCAGAGCCGGTGCGCGTCGCCGGCCAATCGCGCGACGAGGCCTACGCGCGCGTCGCGGAACTGATGACGCAGGTCGGCCTCGACCCCGGCGACGGTCAGCGCTTCCCCCGGGCCTTCTCCGGCGGGCAGCGCCAGCGGCTTGCGATCGCACGGGCGCTGGCCACGTCGCCGGCGGTCATCGCGCTCGACGAGCCGCTCTCCGCCCTCGACGTCTCCATCCAGGCCGACGTCTTGGCGCTGCTCGTCGACATCCAGGAGAAGACGGGGGTCGCCTACGTGATCGTCGCCCACGACCTCGCCGTCGTCCGTGCCGTCGCCCATCGCGTCGCGGTGATGAAATCCGGGGAGATCGTCGAAATCGGTTCCACCGCAGACATTTTCGACCATCCGCAGCATCCGTACACGCGCGAGTTGATCGCGGCGGTGCCGCCGCTGGATCCGCGTCGGGCCCGAATCGGGGCGCCGGCATGA